AGCGAAGAGGGCCGAGCAGTTTGGATTTAAGGCGGTGAGTGCTGAGTTCGAATTTGCGCGGGTGATGGAGCGTGTTCAGCGGGTCATCAAGACCATAGAGCCCCACGACTCAGTGGAGCGCTACACCGAGTTGGGTGTTGAATGTATCCACGGCGAGGCCAAGATCACCTCGCCCTATACGGTGGAAGTGAATGGCGAGACATTAACGACGCGCAGTATCGTCATTGCCACCGGTGGACAGCCGATTGTGCCACCCATCCCGGGGATCCAGGATGTCGGGTTCCTCACCTCGGATACGGTGTGGGGGATCCGTGAATTGCCGAAACGGCTCGTGGTATTAGGAGGCGGATCGGTTGGTGCTGAATTGACACAAGCCTTTGCGCGTTTCGGCAGCCAAGTCACGCAAGTTGAGATGGCACCGCGGATCTTGATGCGGGAAGATCCGGAATTCTCGGGGCTGATCGCGGAATGCTTCCGTGGTGAGGGGATCGATGTGCGTGTTGATTGTCGGGCCAAGGAATGTCGAATTGAAAGCGGCCAGAAAGTGCTGGTGTGTGAATACCAAGGCAAGGATGTCAGTATCGAATTTGACGAATTGCTGGTTGCTGTTGGCCGCACAGCAAGTACCCGCGGCTTTGGGCTCGAGGATCTCGGGATCGGGAGCGGTCCTGACGGCACTGTGGACGTGAATGAGTATTTGCAAACCATCTATCCGAATATCTATGCGTGTGGTGATGTGGCGGGCCCCTATCAATTTACCCACGTGGCCGCCCATCAGGCGTGGTACGCCGCCATCAATGCGTTATTTGGCGGCATCAAGAAATTCAGAGTGAACTACTCGGCGATCCCTTGGGCGACGTTTACGGATCCGGAGATTGCGCGCGTTGGCCTCAATGAAGAGGAAGCAAAGGAAAAAGCAATTAATTATGAGGTGAGTACCTACGGCATCGACGACCTGGACCGCGCCATTGCGGATGAAGAGCCGCGCGGTTTGATCAAGGTGCTGACCGTGCCGAAAAAGGACAAGATCTTGGGGGTTACGATCGCTTGTGATCATGCGGGTGAGGTGATTGCTGAATATGTGGCGGCCATGCGTCACGGGATCGGCCTAAACAAGATCCTGGGCACGATCCACGTTTATCCAACCATGGCCGAGGCCAACAAGTATGTGGCTGGCGAGTGGCGACGTGCCCATGCGCCGCAGTGTCTGCTGCGTTGGATTGCACGCTACCATGCCTGGCGGCGAAGTGAGTCATTTGCCAGATCTTGATAGGCCTAATGTGATAGGGATCGCCGCGCCACGCACGCTTCGAGGAAGTCATGATCTGCTGGGGATTAGCCGTTGCCGGGATCTAAAGTCCGGTGCCTTGCGAGGGCAGGGCGTCTTCGCTATTCTGCAGTGATGCGTTTGGCATTGTTTTTGATTGGCCTCGCGGTCGTTGTTTTTGTATCGGCCGAGGTGTACGAGTCAGTTGATGCAGAAGGGAATGCCACGTACTCCGATGAGCCATCGCCGGGCGCGACGCAGATCGATGTGCCAGACGTGCAGACAGTTGCGCCCGATGCGCCAGCGCCACCGCCCCCCACGATAAAGCCGCTCTCCCCGGCGGAAACGAAAGCCTTTGCGGGTTACCGAGAAGTGAGTCTGGTGATCGCATCGGGTGAAGATCCGACAAGCGTATGGTTAGAAACGGGTGGCTTGCCAGTGAGTGTTGCGCTAGTGCCAAAACTCCAAGCTCAGCTCGGACATACCCTTGAGTTACTTGTCAACGGCAGAGCCGTCTCCCCACCTGGGACCGCCACTACGTTCAAGGTCACTGATCTGGATCCCGGCGCGTACAGCCTCCAGGCGGTGGTACTCAATTCGCATGGTAACGAAATTGCCAGGTCTGCAACTGATACCGTGTATGTTCACCACCACAGGCGCCATCATCGTTAGCGTCACACCGAGCGCCTCAGCTCAATAAGCAATATCAAGTTTTTAGTTTAACGTCCTGCTGTGCCCGTGACTGCCTTTCTCCCTTCATCGGTTCGTTTCCGTTTGGCCAAACAGAGCACCGTCGCAAGGGCTATGCTTTCAATCAGCCTCATCGCCTTCTGAGCTGTGCGGCTATGTCGCGGAGAAGGGTCTTGACGGCGAGCTCGGCCCGCTTTCTCACGGCCTCAGCTTTTTCCTTGATGCGCTGCATCTGTGCTTTTTGTCGTTCCAGGAGCTCGGGCGGAAATTGAATGGCTTCCATTTTGTCATGCTCACGTCGCCACTCCTGTACCTCTCGTTCTAACTGCTTGCGCAATTTTTCCTGGTATTTTTGTTGCCTTAATATTTGCTCCTTGCTTGCCTTCTTGGCCGCTTGAGCCTCCTTTTGGATCTGTCTGGCTGCTTCGAGTTGTTTGCCGGCCTGACTAACCTCGGCTTCCCTCGCATCCATCTCGGCGTGTAGGCGCTTTTCAGCGGCGCGTTGGCGTACGGGATCAGCGGAAAGGCTTTTTCCGCGTACCCGTGCTGCTTGCTTTTCTGCCTCACGCCATGCGGTCTCTGCCTCTTCTTTAGCGCGCCGTGCCTTTTCTAAAGCATCCTGTATCCTCTGTGCCTCCAATTTTTGTCTTTCGCGTTCAGCCTGAAGTTTGGCTTTCTCTTCAGCGCGCCTTTGCTCAAGCGCTTCCTTATATTCAGCAATGATCTTTTCAGATTCTTCTGCTGCGGCTCGGCGTGCGGCTTCGGTGGCATGTTTCTCTTGTCGCGCCTGTTCTAACTCCTGCGTGTGTCGCGCGAACGCGGCCTCAAGCTTTCGGCGTTCTTCAGTGATATTGATCTTGATCTCCTCGCGAAGCCTTTTTTCAATTGTGAGTTGTTCAAGGTGTTTTCTTTCCAGCTCCTCCCTAATGCTCTGGATCTTGCCTAGCTCCTCTGCGTTGTGCGCATAGGTAGCCTCTAACTGTGATTTTTCTTCACGTAGCTTTTGCTCCGCTTCTTGCTTAAGCTGTTGTATCTTTTCTGCTTCTTCCTTGTGCCTTTTGGCGGCATCGGCTTCTGCCTTCCGTTTGGCCTCCTCTATCCCTAATCTAAGGCGCTGTGCTTCCTTGAGGGCTTGGCTTGCGTGGACGGCCTCTGATTCAATTTTGTTCCGTTCTGAACGAAGTTGGTCGGCTGCACTTTTTTGCGCCATCTGTTTGGCCACTTCGGCTTCGGATTTCAGTCTCAGGGCTTCTTCAAGTTGCATGGTGGCCTTCGCGAGGTCTGCCTTCAGAGCGGACACGCGAATGTCTGCCTCAAGGGTATCGGGCGTAGGGTTTTCTGCTTTTTTGTTTGGGGGTTTTTCCTTCTCTTTCTTCTTTAATGAAGGAGTTAGAAAGGGCACCTTTGCTTTACGAGGCGCAGTTCGTGCTTCTTGAGGGGAGTCTTGCGGCGTTTGAGAGAGTTTATGCTGGATCTTGATCTGTGCTTTGTACGGGGTATTGAGGAGGCCGTCGGCTAAATAACATGCGTCGAAACCACGCTGTGTAAGCAAAAATGCCCCCAATGAACTGCGGTCGCCCGTGTCGCAATATACAACGTAACGAGTATTGTTGTTCTTGTCGTCTGCGAGTTTTCCGGCTTCAAGGACATGTAAAGGCATGTTAAGGCTGCCTTGGATACCCGAATCTTTATGTTCGTCGGGAAATCGTACGTCTAGCCAGACAGCGCCTTCCATCACCATTCTCTGTGCCTCCGCATAGCTGACTGACCTGAGCGTTGGTTGTTTGATGAGCTCAATGAAGTCATGCTTTGTGAGACGCATTAACTGGCCGCTGGTTAACATGGTCACTGTGGCATTGCGTGCCGCATCAGCGACCAATGCTTCTTCACCGAAACTGTCGCCCTCGCGTAGATCACCAAGTTTGATTTCTTTTTTCCCTCTCAAAGTGCTGCGGGAAACTTCACAGCGGCCTTTTTGGATGACATAGTAATAGTCACCGGGACCCCCCTGTTTAATAATGACATCGCCCGCCTTTACTTCAACACTTTCCATCAGGGTAAAAATCCGTTGAATATTCCCGGCCGGGATCCTGGCAAAGAGCTCTGACTGCAGCATTCGTGTCATCCAATCAACTGGCTCTTCGGCCTCGATCTCAATCACCTCCATTTCACCGTCGGTACTGCGGCGCCCTCCCTTGGCGAGTAATTTATTTAATCGGGTACGGTCAATTTCGAGGACAGTGACTCGACTCTTGGCCTTTGCGGAGAGCTGACGTGGTTGAAGCTGGGCGAGTGCGTATCGCGCCGTATCGGATCCACCGGTAACTTTCCGTACGACCTGCCCATCGGATGACATTTCCAACTCGCCTTCCAGAAGGTAAAAGCAAGAATTATCTTTATCGCCTTGCTTGAAGACATACCGGCCTTTCCGATATTCGCGAACCTGTACATGGTTGATTATTTCGTTTTGGTACTTCGGTGAAAGCGCCTCGATAGGCACCAAGTTCCTCACGAAATCTTCAAGCTGTCGGTCTTTTATTCGCATTTCGTTCTGATCGAGCTCAAATATTATGTGGTTTTTAGCATCTCAGCATCCGGCACGACGAAGCGCAAGTGAATGGGACGAGGCAGTTAGATGCGACGATTGCATCTATTAATCACGTATTTTTGAGAGCTCTACTGGCCACAAAGTTTCACGTGCCCCTATAAAGCAAAGCATAGATGGTGAGCTACAGAAAGTGGCCGAATTTCCCTTCAAATCAGCCATAATTGCCAGTGGATGCTTATATCTTTCTGAATTCTGCTGCAAAATCCTTTTAACATACTGAGGGTACTTCAGTACCTTGGGGTAGCGTTTCGCATATCTATGATAGTTTAGGTAGCAACATGCGGTTTAGTGGCCAGCATGCAATTCTGTGAAGGAGAGCCCAAAAAGTACGGTGGCAATCCGTTTAAAGACGCATCTGCGTTGAGGCGTCGCAGAGTGTGAGCGATGTACGATCGTACAGTACGGCTGTGAGCCTCCAGGTGTTGGCGCTGTCAAGGTACCTTGGAATGCCGTTCGACAAAGATCTGGATGGCCTCATAGTACTTCTTATCTGGATTGGTGCCACAGTAATCAATAACCCAGATGATCAGGCCACCATGTCCAATTTTAATATCTTTGTTCGCGTTATTTGTCCAGTTGTAGCCGCTGATAAAACCCTGCGCCCATGACACATAGCCATCAATGGCTGCTTCGTTCTGATCCTCAACCCGCCGCATGAATGCATCACAGCTATGGCCTCCGAGGCCGGAGACCGTTGCGCCATGTGAGGGCGCGATGCTCATTATGGCAAGATACAGTAAGGTGCCAGCTCGCCACGCCAACGACGCGTTATGGCATCCGCCCTTTCCGTATCCAATCTGGCTCATCTTCGTGTTTTGATGGGGCAGCCTCTTATGTGAACGGAGTGAACGGCGACGATGTATCGTCGTGAATGGCGGTGTGTATTGGTATGGCGGTCCCCCTGCGGAGAAGCGCTAACCCGATCACAGATAGGGGCAATTTACTGATGGTGATACCTGGCGATGTCTGCATAATCCGGGGCAAGCGCCCTTTTGTTGGGCGCATTATGCTAGCGCTTTGATGGCAAGTCTGCCCCATAAGGGCGTGCGGGACAACTTAGCGCGTAAGGTAACGGTGGGTTGCCGGCAATTGCCTGATAAAGTTTATGGTATCTTTAGAACTCAAGAGCGTTCACGGTCGTGGATCTCGTGCTGATTATAGAACTGGTCGGTCGTACGGTGCCGTTTGTGTTCTCTGGGGTTCGCTATCGATCGCCTCGCGGGGCATAGTGAGCAATTGGCTCCCGGATCCATACGGGGCTCACCATTCCGATAGGCTGTTTGAGGCCACGTTGTTTGCAGAATAGGCGATAGATGTCGTTGCTTAAATATTTTGCTCTCTCGATGGTGATTAGCGGGATGGTGTGCCTCGGCGGCTGTGAGGGGCCAGCGGGTTCCCCGGGGCCACCTGGCCCGCCGGGCCCCCAAGGCCCCCAAGGCCCTCAAGGGCCACGGGGGCCGCAAGGCGCACTGGGCGTGCCAGGCGAGGGGGGCGCGCCCGGCCCCCCCGGGGTTCCCGGGGCACCGGGCGTGCCAGGCAGCTCGTTGGATCAGGGGGCGGAGCTAGAGATTGCCGAGGAGGTGGTCATCGCCCCTGAACTCCCTCCCCCCGTGATCCCAGGCTATGAAGTGGTGACGATTAGCCAACCGCTTGGTCCGAGGCAGCTCCTGTTGGGACTTCGTGCAGATTGCCCCCGCGGGAAAAGGCCACTGGGCGGGGGCGTCCGCTCAAGCCGGGAAATGGTACGCGTATTCTCCTCGGGACCAAACTCAGGAACTTCGCCGAGCGCCTGGGTGGTGGGTGTGCAAAACACGTCGATTTCTTTCACGATAACGGTCACCGTCTACGCCGTGTGTGCAACAACTGAGGAATCGTGATCGCCAGGCTTGTTTAATCCCGGAACGTCACCTTGCGAAGGGGCTTGGTTGACCTTATGCAACGATGGAAAATGGAGTAGCCGTGTGCAACTTTCCTATGACCGGG
Above is a window of Gammaproteobacteria bacterium DNA encoding:
- a CDS encoding FAD-dependent oxidoreductase — its product is MSIKKVLLVTALVVLVFSVFAFDLGQYFNLEYFKSKQVAVDTYYQVQPVKTAFIFFCVYIAVTGLSLPGAALMTLVGGAIFGLLWGTVIVSFASTIGATVAFLVSRFLLRDVVQNKFGNRLKTVNKEIQKDGAFYLFALRLVPAFPFFIINLVMGLTPMRTLTFFIVSQAGMLAGTIVYVNAGTQIAKIETLVGVLSPELVGSFVLLGIFPLIAKKTVEIIRARRVLRRYQKPKAFGRNMVVIGAGSAGLVAAYIGAAVKAKVTLVEKDKMGGECLYTGCVPSKALIRSAKFIAQAKRAEQFGFKAVSAEFEFARVMERVQRVIKTIEPHDSVERYTELGVECIHGEAKITSPYTVEVNGETLTTRSIVIATGGQPIVPPIPGIQDVGFLTSDTVWGIRELPKRLVVLGGGSVGAELTQAFARFGSQVTQVEMAPRILMREDPEFSGLIAECFRGEGIDVRVDCRAKECRIESGQKVLVCEYQGKDVSIEFDELLVAVGRTASTRGFGLEDLGIGSGPDGTVDVNEYLQTIYPNIYACGDVAGPYQFTHVAAHQAWYAAINALFGGIKKFRVNYSAIPWATFTDPEIARVGLNEEEAKEKAINYEVSTYGIDDLDRAIADEEPRGLIKVLTVPKKDKILGVTIACDHAGEVIAEYVAAMRHGIGLNKILGTIHVYPTMAEANKYVAGEWRRAHAPQCLLRWIARYHAWRRSESFARS
- a CDS encoding DUF4124 domain-containing protein encodes the protein MPGSKVRCLARAGRLRYSAVMRLALFLIGLAVVVFVSAEVYESVDAEGNATYSDEPSPGATQIDVPDVQTVAPDAPAPPPPTIKPLSPAETKAFAGYREVSLVIASGEDPTSVWLETGGLPVSVALVPKLQAQLGHTLELLVNGRAVSPPGTATTFKVTDLDPGAYSLQAVVLNSHGNEIARSATDTVYVHHHRRHHR
- a CDS encoding cyclic nucleotide-binding domain-containing protein, which encodes MRIKDRQLEDFVRNLVPIEALSPKYQNEIINHVQVREYRKGRYVFKQGDKDNSCFYLLEGELEMSSDGQVVRKVTGGSDTARYALAQLQPRQLSAKAKSRVTVLEIDRTRLNKLLAKGGRRSTDGEMEVIEIEAEEPVDWMTRMLQSELFARIPAGNIQRIFTLMESVEVKAGDVIIKQGGPGDYYYVIQKGRCEVSRSTLRGKKEIKLGDLREGDSFGEEALVADAARNATVTMLTSGQLMRLTKHDFIELIKQPTLRSVSYAEAQRMVMEGAVWLDVRFPDEHKDSGIQGSLNMPLHVLEAGKLADDKNNNTRYVVYCDTGDRSSLGAFLLTQRGFDACYLADGLLNTPYKAQIKIQHKLSQTPQDSPQEARTAPRKAKVPFLTPSLKKKEKEKPPNKKAENPTPDTLEADIRVSALKADLAKATMQLEEALRLKSEAEVAKQMAQKSAADQLRSERNKIESEAVHASQALKEAQRLRLGIEEAKRKAEADAAKRHKEEAEKIQQLKQEAEQKLREEKSQLEATYAHNAEELGKIQSIREELERKHLEQLTIEKRLREEIKINITEERRKLEAAFARHTQELEQARQEKHATEAARRAAAEESEKIIAEYKEALEQRRAEEKAKLQAERERQKLEAQRIQDALEKARRAKEEAETAWREAEKQAARVRGKSLSADPVRQRAAEKRLHAEMDAREAEVSQAGKQLEAARQIQKEAQAAKKASKEQILRQQKYQEKLRKQLEREVQEWRREHDKMEAIQFPPELLERQKAQMQRIKEKAEAVRKRAELAVKTLLRDIAAQLRRR